In Streptomyces chartreusis NRRL 3882, the following are encoded in one genomic region:
- a CDS encoding zinc-dependent metalloprotease family protein, translated as MGWSAWIPMSAPSGGIVGRPASVARSDGITNIYVRGTDNALWQRAYFGVQWHGWGRHGDGMQLTSSPAVASMGIDHEHVFVRGADGHLHHKFWKAASGWSPYFDLGAPPGGFKGSPATVSRNSQVANVYVRGNDDALWQLPWYNSTWHPWARHNDGMVLASDPTAGSMGPNHEHVFVRGTDGNVHHKFWQAGPGWSGYFNLGAPSGGFRGGPSTISRNPQVANVYVRGSDDGLWQLAWYDNNWHPWGRHADGAITAEVALASTSAQREQVFARGLDANVWQRWWVPRIPTIDVNLISVGRDNFTAANIEQMLNSLTATRQIYCQADFNVGTVRRYVISAADAGALEIIDSAAEAEQLTDGWTVPNAALDVFVVRSMNGADGWSAVGGPCDKNAGGSVMTGAVVSLNGDLGNSGNTFAHEIGHYLGLDHIADADNFIGNNGSSNSNTRILAWQGDLMKKHCMVVHI; from the coding sequence ATGGGCTGGAGTGCGTGGATCCCGATGTCCGCACCGTCCGGAGGAATCGTCGGCCGCCCCGCCTCGGTCGCAAGGAGCGACGGCATCACCAACATCTACGTGCGCGGCACCGACAACGCGCTGTGGCAGCGTGCCTATTTCGGGGTGCAGTGGCATGGCTGGGGGCGGCACGGCGACGGCATGCAGCTGACCTCGTCGCCCGCCGTCGCGTCCATGGGAATCGACCATGAGCACGTGTTCGTCCGTGGAGCCGACGGACATCTGCACCACAAGTTCTGGAAAGCAGCCTCGGGCTGGTCGCCCTACTTCGACCTCGGCGCGCCGCCCGGGGGATTCAAGGGCAGTCCGGCGACGGTTTCGCGGAACTCCCAGGTGGCCAACGTCTACGTGCGCGGAAACGACGACGCGCTGTGGCAGCTCCCCTGGTACAACAGCACTTGGCACCCGTGGGCCCGGCACAACGACGGTATGGTGCTCGCCTCCGATCCGACCGCCGGATCGATGGGACCCAACCACGAGCACGTCTTCGTCCGAGGCACCGACGGCAACGTGCACCACAAGTTCTGGCAGGCGGGGCCCGGCTGGTCGGGGTACTTCAATCTCGGCGCCCCCTCCGGGGGTTTCCGCGGTGGTCCGAGCACCATTTCGCGCAATCCCCAGGTGGCCAACGTCTATGTGCGCGGTAGCGACGACGGCCTGTGGCAGCTCGCCTGGTACGACAACAACTGGCATCCCTGGGGCCGGCACGCCGACGGCGCGATCACCGCCGAGGTCGCGCTGGCGTCGACGAGCGCGCAGCGTGAACAGGTCTTCGCGCGCGGACTGGACGCGAACGTATGGCAGCGGTGGTGGGTGCCACGGATCCCGACGATCGACGTCAACCTCATCTCGGTCGGGCGCGACAATTTCACCGCGGCGAACATCGAACAGATGCTGAACTCGCTCACCGCCACGCGGCAGATCTACTGCCAGGCCGACTTCAATGTCGGCACAGTACGCCGCTACGTCATCTCCGCGGCGGACGCGGGCGCGCTGGAGATCATCGACAGTGCGGCGGAAGCCGAACAGTTGACGGACGGGTGGACCGTACCGAACGCCGCGCTGGATGTGTTCGTGGTGCGTTCGATGAACGGCGCCGACGGCTGGTCGGCGGTCGGCGGACCGTGCGACAAGAACGCCGGTGGCAGTGTGATGACCGGAGCCGTGGTCTCGCTCAACGGCGATCTCGGCAACAGCGGGAACACGTTCGCGCATGAAATCGGCCACTATCTCGGCCTGGACCACATCGCGGACGCGGACAACTTCATCGGGAACAACGGTTCCTCCAACAGCAACACGAGGATCCTCGCCTGGCAGGGCGACCTGATGAAGAAGCACTGCATGGTCGTCCACATATGA
- a CDS encoding GntR family transcriptional regulator has translation MTARHEQIADELRRAIDREEYTVGSRLPAETELAAHYGVSRGTIRQAVAALTAEGLIGSRQGARRVVLAGRRSQSFAELRSFAQWARAMGREATGRVIAQDYRPATAHDAVRLQLLERTPVLHVLRVRGLDGEPVLLERTVYADWISPAVETIEPDCPSVTQRLYDDTGLVFAYGEHVIDAVAAGAQDAELLGIRRTSLLLRVRRVTTTREGRPVEWSDDRYRSDAVSFSVHNSTGNNALARNTAG, from the coding sequence ATGACGGCGCGACACGAGCAGATCGCCGACGAACTGCGGCGAGCGATCGACCGCGAGGAGTACACAGTCGGCAGCCGACTGCCCGCCGAGACCGAGCTCGCCGCCCACTACGGCGTCTCGCGCGGCACGATCCGCCAGGCCGTAGCCGCCCTGACCGCCGAGGGCCTCATCGGCTCCCGCCAGGGCGCCCGCCGCGTGGTGCTGGCCGGCCGCCGCAGCCAGAGCTTCGCGGAACTGCGCAGCTTCGCCCAGTGGGCGCGCGCCATGGGTCGCGAGGCGACCGGACGTGTAATCGCCCAGGACTACCGCCCGGCGACGGCCCACGACGCAGTACGCCTGCAACTCCTCGAGCGCACCCCGGTGTTGCACGTCCTGCGCGTGCGCGGCCTGGACGGCGAACCGGTGCTGCTGGAACGCACGGTCTACGCGGACTGGATCTCCCCGGCCGTCGAGACGATCGAGCCCGACTGCCCCTCGGTCACCCAGCGCCTCTACGACGACACAGGGCTGGTCTTCGCCTACGGCGAGCACGTCATCGACGCGGTCGCGGCCGGTGCCCAGGACGCAGAACTGCTCGGCATCCGCCGGACCAGCCTGTTGCTCAGGGTCCGCAGGGTCACGACCACGCGCGAAGGGCGCCCCGTGGAGTGGTCGGACGACCGCTACCGCTCGGACGCCGTGAGCTTCAGCGTGCACAACTCGACGGGGAACAACGCGTTGGCGCGCAACACGGCGGGTTAG
- a CDS encoding helix-turn-helix domain-containing protein — MMAKNRHHSVREVPAVAFAAPAGTPAGVEVMSLAELRRRVSEGTLVRPQRPDFHHLLTLTAGDLRHVVDFNGYALRPGSWLWVRPGQVHQWGDLAKAEGTLILFQQDVLDPATATAARVDDPHAPVVIAPVAADAGAVAMAAEHLSGEFQALGRLPLEVHIATLRHLLAVLLLRLAHLTVPVGGPATEPDETYVRFRDAVERHFTATRRVEDYARMLGYSGRTLARATLAGAGLGAKEFIDRRVVLEAKRLLAHGDETAAQISDRLGFVTPSQFSKYFMQRTGRSPIDFRHGARGRAEGPGPSAALGQE, encoded by the coding sequence ATGATGGCCAAAAACCGACACCACTCCGTGCGTGAGGTCCCCGCAGTCGCGTTCGCCGCGCCCGCGGGCACTCCCGCCGGTGTCGAGGTCATGTCGCTGGCCGAGCTACGGCGGCGCGTCTCTGAGGGCACCCTCGTGCGACCCCAGCGCCCCGACTTCCATCACCTGCTCACTCTCACCGCGGGCGACCTCCGGCACGTCGTCGATTTCAACGGCTACGCCCTGCGGCCGGGCTCCTGGCTGTGGGTGCGCCCGGGGCAGGTGCATCAGTGGGGCGACCTCGCCAAGGCCGAGGGCACTCTGATCCTCTTCCAGCAGGACGTGCTGGACCCGGCCACGGCGACGGCCGCCCGGGTCGACGACCCGCACGCCCCGGTCGTCATCGCCCCCGTCGCCGCCGACGCCGGGGCGGTGGCCATGGCCGCGGAACACCTGAGCGGCGAGTTCCAGGCGCTCGGTCGCCTGCCTCTTGAAGTGCACATCGCAACCCTGCGTCACCTCCTCGCCGTCCTGCTGCTGCGGCTGGCCCATCTCACCGTCCCGGTCGGCGGCCCCGCTACGGAGCCGGACGAGACCTACGTGCGGTTCCGTGACGCGGTCGAACGGCACTTCACCGCCACTCGACGGGTGGAGGACTACGCCCGCATGCTCGGCTATTCGGGGCGCACCCTCGCCCGGGCGACCCTGGCGGGCGCTGGGCTCGGCGCGAAGGAGTTCATCGACCGCCGGGTCGTGCTGGAGGCGAAGCGTCTGCTGGCGCACGGCGATGAGACCGCCGCCCAGATCTCGGACCGCCTCGGTTTCGTCACGCCCTCCCAGTTCAGCAAGTACTTCATGCAACGCACGGGCCGTTCCCCGATCGACTTTCGCCACGGGGCCCGGGGTCGTGCCGAGGGCCCCGGACCGTCGGCGGCCCTCGGCCAGGAGTGA
- a CDS encoding ABC transporter ATP-binding protein, whose product MTATIAGPPEKATATGQAATVEFRGLRREFGSTVALDGLDLAVRPGELLALLGPSGCGKTTALRVLAGFEQHDAGAVLVDGQDVTRVPAHRRDAGMVFQSYSLFPHLNAVDNVAFGLRMRKVSTGKRRERAAELLDLVGLGDQGGRFPHQLSGGQQQRVALARALALRPRVLLLDEPLSALDAKVRLTLREEIRRLQQELGITTLFVTHDQEEALSMADRVAVMRAGKLEQCAPPAELYGRPATAFVAEFVGTMSRIPGRLHGTTVEVLGRRLPVDGQAPATPEVDVLVRPEAVHVAADEHGDARVLAAAFLGAATRLTVRLADGTEVKADLPTHEAAALGVGTTVRVSLPDRPVLVAER is encoded by the coding sequence ATGACCGCCACCATCGCCGGCCCGCCCGAGAAGGCAACCGCCACGGGCCAGGCCGCCACCGTCGAATTCCGGGGCCTGCGCCGCGAGTTCGGTTCGACCGTCGCCCTCGACGGACTCGACCTGGCCGTGCGGCCGGGCGAGCTACTCGCGCTGCTCGGCCCGTCCGGCTGCGGCAAGACCACCGCCCTGCGCGTGCTCGCCGGATTCGAGCAACACGACGCCGGTGCCGTGCTGGTCGACGGCCAGGACGTCACCCGCGTCCCGGCCCACCGCCGCGACGCCGGAATGGTCTTCCAGTCGTACAGCCTCTTCCCGCACCTCAACGCCGTCGACAACGTCGCCTTCGGGCTGCGCATGCGCAAGGTGAGTACCGGCAAACGTCGGGAGCGGGCCGCGGAGCTGCTCGACCTGGTGGGCCTCGGCGACCAGGGCGGCCGTTTCCCGCACCAGCTCTCCGGCGGGCAGCAGCAGCGCGTCGCACTCGCCCGCGCTCTCGCCCTGCGCCCGCGCGTCCTGCTGCTCGACGAACCTCTGTCGGCGCTCGACGCCAAGGTGCGCCTGACCCTGCGCGAGGAGATCCGCCGCCTCCAGCAGGAGCTCGGCATCACCACCCTGTTCGTCACACACGACCAGGAGGAGGCCCTGTCCATGGCCGACCGGGTCGCGGTCATGCGCGCCGGGAAGCTCGAACAGTGCGCTCCCCCGGCCGAGTTGTACGGCCGCCCCGCCACCGCCTTCGTCGCCGAGTTCGTGGGCACCATGAGCCGGATCCCCGGGCGGCTGCACGGCACGACCGTCGAGGTCCTCGGCCGGCGGCTCCCGGTCGACGGGCAGGCACCCGCGACGCCGGAGGTGGACGTACTGGTGCGGCCCGAAGCGGTCCATGTCGCGGCGGACGAGCACGGCGACGCCCGCGTGCTTGCCGCGGCCTTCCTCGGCGCGGCCACCCGTCTCACCGTACGGCTCGCGGACGGCACCGAGGTCAAGGCCGACCTGCCCACCCACGAGGCCGCCGCGCTCGGCGTGGGGACCACCGTACGAGTGTCGCTGCCCGATCGGCCGGTGCTGGTGGCCGAACGCTGA
- a CDS encoding ABC transporter permease, whose amino-acid sequence MARLNLWRWGVLACTGLYFLVPLAASVVFTIDVPGQGFTFDAYTRILSTGGFGSSLLLSLELAAATIVLVLLVMVPAVVALRLGAPALRPVVEVVCSLPLVVPPIAFVAGIGTVLKWGPDHLSRTPLFQTFVAIQNPGFPFVLVLAYVVMALPFVYRALDAGLRAIDVRTLVEAARSCGASRTQALVQAVLPNLRGALLNASFLTLALVLGEFTVAQLLGFQPFAVWIVNVSGSQAQLSVAVSVLSLLVTWALLLALAGVGGRNRTASSRG is encoded by the coding sequence ATGGCTCGCCTGAACCTGTGGCGCTGGGGCGTCCTGGCCTGCACCGGCCTGTACTTCCTGGTGCCGCTGGCCGCGTCCGTCGTCTTCACCATCGACGTCCCCGGCCAGGGCTTCACCTTCGACGCCTACACGCGGATCCTCTCCACCGGCGGCTTCGGCTCCAGCCTGCTTCTCTCCCTGGAGCTGGCCGCCGCCACCATCGTGCTCGTCCTGCTTGTGATGGTGCCCGCCGTGGTCGCGCTCCGGCTGGGCGCACCCGCACTGCGGCCGGTCGTCGAGGTGGTCTGCTCCCTGCCGCTGGTGGTGCCGCCGATCGCGTTCGTCGCCGGCATCGGCACCGTCCTGAAGTGGGGGCCCGACCACCTCTCGCGCACCCCGCTGTTCCAGACCTTCGTGGCGATCCAGAACCCCGGCTTCCCGTTCGTGCTGGTCCTCGCCTACGTCGTGATGGCGCTGCCCTTCGTGTACCGGGCGCTGGACGCCGGGCTGCGCGCCATCGACGTACGCACCCTCGTCGAGGCGGCCCGCAGCTGCGGTGCGAGCCGCACGCAGGCGCTGGTCCAGGCCGTGCTGCCGAATCTGCGCGGGGCGCTGCTCAACGCCTCCTTCCTCACCCTGGCGCTGGTGCTCGGCGAGTTCACCGTCGCCCAGCTGCTCGGCTTCCAGCCGTTCGCCGTGTGGATCGTGAACGTCAGCGGTTCGCAGGCCCAGCTGTCCGTCGCCGTCTCCGTGCTCAGCCTGCTCGTCACCTGGGCACTGCTCCTCGCACTCGCCGGCGTCGGCGGGCGTAACCGAACCGCTTCCTCCCGGGGATGA
- a CDS encoding HEAT repeat domain-containing protein, translating into MSSELSPPVAQILRGEHTPDPASVAQLPPDDSAQLAAIARGESRAALRVKALSCFTGTAEGGELFRAALEDRDADDTVRAAGATLLSRTDGTAETDLLAALPDEPSAVVRHKIVAGLARIGAEQAVPALTDMLDDAPADLRDHVAFARSVVAYRLGRTGFELPGVRPEDVLPAPAPPQPAEVGQAEPAPVGTASKVAADVASDNYGLPLDSSPVTTVRCGARTYAVIVNADVFAPYSRLERPAVAGLVASRAPVDGSYHTSMIVLCHPDGASGLHIAVHHPSGPARYVGSGTRSETGIEFELAAVRGPGAVETTITGVCGRDGFTEFAFTTGRALPAKAPTPVEE; encoded by the coding sequence ATGTCAAGCGAACTGTCTCCACCGGTGGCTCAGATCCTGCGCGGCGAGCACACCCCCGACCCGGCCTCGGTCGCACAGCTCCCGCCGGACGACAGCGCCCAGCTGGCCGCTATCGCGCGCGGCGAGTCGCGTGCCGCGCTGCGCGTGAAGGCCCTTTCGTGCTTCACCGGCACCGCGGAGGGCGGGGAGCTGTTCCGTGCGGCGCTGGAGGACCGCGACGCCGACGACACCGTCCGCGCCGCTGGCGCGACACTGCTGTCCAGGACCGACGGCACCGCCGAAACCGATCTGCTGGCGGCCCTGCCGGACGAGCCGTCCGCGGTCGTCCGGCACAAGATCGTGGCCGGGCTGGCACGGATCGGAGCCGAGCAGGCCGTTCCCGCGCTCACCGACATGCTCGACGACGCACCGGCGGACCTGCGCGATCACGTCGCCTTCGCCAGGTCGGTCGTGGCGTACCGGCTCGGCCGCACGGGGTTCGAGCTGCCGGGCGTCCGCCCGGAGGACGTCCTCCCCGCGCCGGCTCCACCGCAGCCCGCCGAGGTGGGGCAGGCCGAGCCCGCCCCGGTCGGCACCGCGTCGAAGGTGGCGGCGGACGTGGCGTCCGACAACTACGGGCTACCGCTCGACAGCAGCCCGGTCACCACGGTCCGGTGCGGGGCGCGGACCTACGCGGTGATCGTGAACGCCGACGTCTTCGCACCGTATTCCAGGCTGGAACGTCCTGCGGTCGCCGGGCTGGTCGCGAGCAGGGCGCCCGTCGACGGGTCGTATCACACGAGCATGATCGTGCTGTGCCACCCCGACGGCGCCTCGGGCCTCCACATCGCGGTGCACCACCCGAGTGGGCCGGCCCGGTACGTCGGTTCTGGAACGCGCTCCGAGACCGGCATCGAGTTCGAGCTCGCGGCGGTGCGCGGTCCGGGCGCCGTAGAGACGACGATCACCGGCGTGTGCGGGCGGGACGGCTTCACCGAGTTCGCGTTCACCACGGGGCGCGCGCTGCCCGCGAAGGCGCCGACGCCGGTCGAGGAGTGA
- a CDS encoding SDR family oxidoreductase: MSQVSEVTVPTTVVTGSTGRLGGRVARRLAERGVPQKLLTRNPARAPRLTAAVPVRGDYADQDAAREALAGTRTVFMVSASESADRLAQHKTFVDAASEAGVQHLVYVSFYGAAPSATFTLARDHFHTEQHIRASGLAYTFLRDNFYAEFVPDLVGEDGVIRGPAGHGRAAFVGQDDIADAAAAVLSGPDDHAGLTYDLTGPESLTLDEAAGILSEQLGRPVTYQQETVEEAFASRASYGAPPWQLEAWVSTYTAIASGELDGVSDAVPRLTGHPATPLAEVVRTAGG, encoded by the coding sequence ATGTCCCAGGTATCCGAGGTAACCGTCCCCACGACCGTCGTCACCGGCTCCACCGGCCGACTCGGCGGTCGCGTCGCCCGGCGACTGGCCGAGCGGGGCGTCCCGCAGAAACTCCTGACCCGGAACCCTGCACGCGCTCCACGGCTGACCGCGGCGGTCCCCGTGCGCGGCGACTACGCCGACCAGGACGCCGCGCGTGAGGCCCTCGCCGGCACCCGCACCGTCTTCATGGTCTCCGCCTCCGAGAGCGCCGACCGGCTCGCCCAGCACAAGACGTTCGTGGACGCCGCGTCGGAGGCAGGCGTCCAGCACCTGGTGTACGTCTCCTTCTACGGTGCGGCACCCAGCGCCACCTTCACCCTGGCGCGCGACCACTTCCACACCGAGCAGCACATCCGCGCCAGCGGCCTGGCGTACACCTTCCTCCGGGACAACTTCTACGCGGAGTTCGTCCCCGACCTCGTCGGCGAGGACGGTGTCATCCGCGGCCCGGCCGGGCACGGACGCGCCGCGTTCGTCGGCCAGGACGACATCGCCGACGCCGCCGCCGCGGTGCTTTCCGGGCCCGACGACCATGCGGGCCTCACCTACGACCTGACCGGGCCCGAGTCCCTCACCCTGGACGAAGCGGCCGGGATCCTGTCCGAGCAGCTCGGACGCCCCGTCACCTACCAGCAGGAGACGGTCGAGGAGGCCTTCGCCTCCCGCGCCTCCTACGGCGCCCCGCCGTGGCAGCTGGAGGCCTGGGTGTCCACCTACACCGCCATCGCGTCCGGCGAACTCGACGGTGTCAGCGACGCCGTACCCCGCCTCACCGGCCACCCCGCCACGCCCCTCGCCGAGGTCGTCCGCACCGCAGGAGGATGA
- a CDS encoding ABC transporter substrate-binding protein — MSESLPRTAVLGGSLAVVAALALSACGAAPDNASATADGKSAATVTSAAGFGGMDKLVAAAKKEGTLHAIALPRDWANYGALIDGFQKKYGIKVQVENPDGSSQDEINAVTSRKGQDRAPDVLDLGSSFALSAAQQGLLAPYKVQGFADIPEGQKDTQGRWYNDYGGYISIGCDAKRVKQCPTTFKDLLKPQYKGQVALNGNPTKSGSAFAGVYAAALANGGSFDNIQPGLDFFAKLKKNGNYTPVESTPATVEKGETPISIDWDYLNAGYADEFDSKGLDWKVTVPSDGKFAQYYSQAINKDAPHPAAARLWEEYLYSAEGQNLWLKGYARPALMAAMEKAGTLDKTAAAKLPKVSGTPAFPTEAQQDKAKTALAEGWGKAVSG, encoded by the coding sequence GTGTCCGAGTCCCTGCCGAGAACAGCCGTCCTTGGCGGTTCCCTCGCCGTCGTCGCCGCGCTCGCCCTGAGCGCCTGCGGCGCAGCCCCCGACAACGCGTCGGCCACCGCCGACGGCAAGAGCGCCGCGACCGTCACCTCCGCAGCCGGCTTCGGCGGCATGGACAAGCTGGTCGCCGCGGCGAAGAAGGAGGGCACGCTGCACGCCATCGCACTGCCCCGGGACTGGGCCAACTACGGCGCCCTCATCGACGGCTTCCAGAAGAAGTACGGCATCAAGGTCCAGGTCGAGAACCCGGACGGCTCCAGCCAGGACGAGATCAACGCCGTCACCTCGCGCAAGGGCCAGGACCGCGCCCCGGACGTCCTCGACCTCGGCAGCTCCTTCGCGCTCAGCGCGGCCCAGCAGGGGCTGCTCGCGCCGTACAAGGTGCAGGGCTTCGCCGACATCCCCGAGGGACAGAAGGACACCCAGGGCCGCTGGTACAACGACTACGGCGGGTACATCTCCATCGGCTGCGACGCCAAGCGGGTCAAGCAGTGCCCGACCACCTTCAAGGACCTGCTCAAGCCGCAGTACAAGGGCCAGGTCGCCCTCAACGGCAACCCCACCAAGTCGGGGTCGGCCTTCGCCGGCGTGTACGCGGCCGCACTCGCGAACGGCGGCTCCTTCGACAACATCCAGCCCGGCCTCGACTTCTTCGCCAAGCTGAAGAAGAACGGCAACTACACGCCCGTGGAGTCGACGCCGGCCACCGTCGAGAAGGGCGAGACGCCCATCAGCATCGACTGGGACTACCTCAACGCCGGATACGCCGACGAGTTCGACTCCAAGGGCCTGGACTGGAAGGTGACGGTCCCGAGCGACGGCAAGTTCGCCCAGTACTACTCCCAGGCCATCAACAAGGACGCCCCGCACCCGGCGGCGGCCCGCCTGTGGGAGGAGTACCTCTACAGCGCCGAGGGCCAGAACCTGTGGCTCAAGGGATACGCCCGTCCCGCGCTGATGGCCGCCATGGAGAAGGCCGGCACCCTCGACAAGACGGCCGCCGCCAAGCTGCCCAAGGTCTCGGGTACGCCCGCCTTCCCGACCGAGGCCCAGCAGGACAAGGCGAAGACGGCCCTCGCCGAGGGCTGGGGGAAGGCCGTCTCCGGATGA
- a CDS encoding ABC transporter permease, with protein MTATLPRAGAAPVASMRRRGRAPGLFSVLPLLVFTAIAFGLPAVAMLNGAFTVKDQATGAATYSLANMTASLRGPYLTALLGSIKLSAVSAAIAAAVGLPLAQVVVTSRFRALREAVLTASGVLANFGGVPLAFAFVATLGNAGVLTRHLGLTAAGWDLYSFWGLVIVYLYFLIPLMVLTITPALEGLRSQWREAAHNNGATTLQYWLHVALPVLAPSLLGGLVLLFGSAFAAYATAAAMVGSSVPLVTLQIADALSGNVLVGQENVALALSLDMVLVAALVMAVYLPLQRRSARWLA; from the coding sequence ATGACCGCCACCCTCCCGAGGGCCGGTGCGGCGCCCGTCGCTTCGATGCGGCGGCGGGGCCGCGCCCCCGGCCTCTTCTCCGTCCTTCCGCTGCTCGTCTTCACGGCGATCGCCTTCGGCCTGCCCGCCGTGGCCATGCTGAACGGCGCGTTCACCGTGAAGGACCAGGCCACCGGTGCCGCGACCTACAGCCTGGCCAACATGACGGCCTCGCTGCGGGGGCCGTACCTGACCGCACTGCTCGGCAGCATCAAGCTGTCCGCCGTCTCCGCCGCCATCGCCGCCGCCGTCGGCCTGCCGCTCGCCCAGGTCGTGGTGACCTCCCGGTTCCGCGCGCTGCGCGAGGCCGTGCTCACCGCGTCCGGTGTGCTCGCCAACTTCGGCGGTGTCCCGCTGGCCTTCGCCTTCGTCGCGACGCTCGGCAACGCGGGCGTACTGACCCGGCACCTGGGGCTGACGGCCGCCGGCTGGGACCTGTACAGCTTCTGGGGCCTGGTGATCGTTTACCTGTACTTCCTGATCCCGCTGATGGTCCTCACCATCACCCCGGCCCTGGAGGGTTTGCGCTCCCAGTGGCGCGAGGCCGCCCACAACAACGGCGCCACCACCCTCCAGTACTGGCTGCACGTGGCCCTGCCGGTCCTCGCGCCCTCGCTGCTCGGCGGGCTGGTGCTGCTGTTCGGCAGCGCCTTTGCCGCGTACGCCACCGCCGCGGCCATGGTGGGCAGTTCCGTGCCGCTGGTCACCCTGCAGATCGCGGACGCCCTGTCCGGGAACGTGCTGGTCGGCCAGGAGAACGTGGCGCTGGCCCTCAGCCTCGACATGGTCCTCGTCGCCGCCCTGGTGATGGCCGTGTACCTGCCCCTGCAACGGAGGAGCGCGCGATGGCTCGCCTGA